The following proteins come from a genomic window of Burkholderia stabilis:
- a CDS encoding monovalent cation:proton antiporter family protein: protein MISPLEMTLLLLLASVVGVVVFRSLNLPPMLGYLTVGILVGPHAFGIAADLERAEHLAEFGVVFLMFSIGLEFSLAKLRAMQRLVFGLGLLQVVATLVLALALGALFEHWVHITWQGSIALGGALAMSSTAIVSKMLAERLEIETEHGRNIFGVLLFQDLAVVPLLIVIAAFGAESSKDLALTLGFAAVKIVIALTLLLVIGQRFMTRWLNVVARRRSQELFVLNLLLVTLGAAFITDRFGLSLALGAFIAGMLISETPFRHQVEEDIKPFRDVLLGLFFVTTGMLLDPRVIWEHPLLVLGFFVGQVLFKATMITGLARLFGATPGVAMRTGIGLAQAGEFGFVLLNLILDRHLVDSTLLQAILASMLLSMLAAPFLIQNADRIVMRLSSTEWMQQSLQMTRIATQSLKQRGHVIICGYGRAGQNLARMLEQEGISYVALDLDPDRVSAAAAAGESVVFGDAARRESLLAAGIHRAAAVAITYANTPSALRVLHHVHELEPTLPAIVRTVDDADLEKLLAAGATEVIPEIVEGSLMLASHTLVLVGVPMRKVVRRVEEMRDERYSLLRGYFRGADDADDDDHEQVRLQSVPVDARADAVGRSLEELGLYALGLEVTAIRRHGIRGVEPDPQTKLRASDIVVLRGLPEALALAEERLSRHRRDPPAAAA from the coding sequence GTGATTTCCCCGCTCGAAATGACCCTGCTGCTGCTGCTGGCCTCGGTGGTGGGCGTCGTCGTATTCCGTTCGCTGAATCTTCCGCCGATGCTCGGCTACCTGACCGTCGGTATCCTGGTCGGTCCGCACGCGTTCGGCATCGCGGCGGACCTCGAGCGCGCGGAGCATCTCGCGGAATTCGGCGTGGTGTTCCTGATGTTTTCGATCGGCCTCGAATTCTCGCTGGCGAAGCTCAGGGCGATGCAGCGGCTCGTGTTCGGGCTAGGGTTACTGCAGGTCGTGGCCACCCTCGTGCTCGCGCTCGCGCTCGGCGCGCTGTTCGAGCACTGGGTGCACATCACGTGGCAGGGCAGCATCGCGCTGGGCGGCGCGCTCGCGATGTCGTCGACGGCGATCGTGTCGAAGATGCTCGCCGAGCGGCTCGAGATCGAGACCGAGCACGGCCGCAACATCTTCGGCGTGCTGCTGTTCCAGGATCTCGCGGTCGTGCCGCTGCTGATCGTGATCGCCGCATTCGGCGCCGAATCGTCGAAGGATCTCGCGCTCACGCTCGGATTCGCGGCGGTCAAGATCGTGATCGCGCTCACGCTGCTGCTGGTCATCGGCCAGCGCTTCATGACGCGCTGGCTGAACGTCGTCGCACGGCGCCGCTCGCAGGAGCTGTTCGTGCTGAACCTGCTGCTCGTCACGCTCGGCGCCGCGTTCATCACCGACCGCTTCGGCCTGTCGCTCGCGCTCGGCGCGTTCATCGCCGGGATGCTGATTTCCGAGACGCCGTTCCGCCATCAGGTGGAAGAAGACATCAAGCCGTTCCGCGACGTGCTGCTCGGCCTGTTCTTCGTGACGACGGGGATGCTGCTCGACCCGCGCGTGATCTGGGAGCATCCGCTGCTCGTGCTCGGCTTCTTCGTCGGGCAGGTGCTGTTCAAGGCCACGATGATCACGGGGCTCGCGCGGCTGTTCGGCGCGACACCGGGCGTCGCGATGCGCACCGGCATCGGCCTCGCGCAGGCCGGCGAATTCGGCTTCGTGCTGCTGAACCTGATCCTCGACCGGCATCTCGTCGATTCGACGCTGCTGCAGGCGATTCTCGCGTCGATGCTGCTGTCGATGCTCGCCGCGCCATTCCTGATCCAGAACGCCGACCGGATCGTGATGCGCCTGTCGTCGACGGAATGGATGCAGCAGTCGCTGCAGATGACGCGGATCGCGACGCAAAGCCTCAAGCAGCGCGGCCACGTGATCATTTGCGGCTACGGTCGCGCGGGCCAGAACCTGGCGCGGATGCTCGAACAGGAAGGCATTTCTTATGTCGCGCTCGACCTCGACCCCGATCGCGTGAGCGCCGCGGCGGCGGCCGGCGAATCGGTCGTGTTCGGCGATGCGGCGCGCCGCGAGTCGCTGCTCGCGGCCGGTATCCACCGCGCGGCGGCGGTGGCGATCACCTATGCGAATACGCCGTCCGCGCTGCGTGTGCTGCACCATGTGCACGAGCTCGAGCCGACGCTGCCGGCGATCGTGCGTACCGTCGACGATGCCGATCTCGAGAAGTTGCTTGCAGCCGGCGCGACCGAGGTGATTCCGGAAATCGTCGAGGGCAGCCTGATGCTCGCGTCGCATACGCTGGTGCTGGTCGGCGTGCCGATGCGCAAGGTCGTGCGGCGCGTCGAGGAAATGCGCGACGAGCGCTACAGCCTGCTGCGCGGCTATTTCCGCGGCGCGGACGACGCGGACGACGACGACCACGAGCAGGTGCGGCTACAATCGGTGCCGGTCGATGCGCGTGCGGACGCGGTCGGGCGCTCGCTGGAGGAGCTCGGGCTGTATGCGCTCGGGCTGGAGGTCACGGCGATTCGCCGGCACGGCATCCGCGGCGTCGAACCCGATCCGCAGACCAAGCTGCGCGCGAGCGACATCGTCGTGCTGCGCGGGCTGCCCGAGGCGCTCGCGCTCGCGGAGGAGCGGCTGTCGCGCCATCGGCGCGATCCGCCGGCCGCGGCCGCCTGA
- the lptC gene encoding LPS export ABC transporter periplasmic protein LptC produces the protein MNTHFRWTQLLPLAAVAALAGITWWLLQATLPPPGEGVAQPKRHTPDYFADNFSVTELDQSGTTQYRLTAANLIHYEDTENSDLTDPAMRAFQPGKPVVTTTAKRGTVNGDVSIVDLYDDARILRAAGGGDPQMQADSQHFRIFVNDDVIQTEKPVKLQRGLSLVNATDGMKYNNVTRVIELYGNVRGTIAASDTSGGSKGQPK, from the coding sequence ATGAACACCCATTTCCGCTGGACCCAGTTGCTGCCGCTCGCCGCGGTCGCCGCGCTCGCGGGCATCACCTGGTGGCTGCTGCAGGCGACGCTGCCGCCGCCCGGCGAAGGCGTCGCGCAGCCGAAGCGCCATACGCCCGACTATTTCGCGGACAACTTCTCGGTCACCGAGCTCGACCAGTCCGGCACGACCCAGTACCGGCTGACGGCCGCGAATCTGATCCATTACGAAGACACCGAAAACAGCGACCTGACCGATCCGGCCATGCGCGCATTCCAGCCCGGCAAGCCGGTCGTGACGACCACCGCGAAGCGCGGCACCGTCAACGGTGACGTGTCGATCGTCGATTTGTATGACGACGCGCGCATCCTGCGCGCGGCCGGCGGTGGCGATCCGCAGATGCAGGCCGATTCCCAGCATTTCCGGATCTTCGTCAATGACGATGTGATCCAGACCGAAAAGCCGGTTAAACTTCAGCGCGGCCTGTCGCTCGTCAACGCGACCGACGGCATGAAGTACAACAACGTCACCCGGGTCATCGAGCTTTACGGCAACGTGCGCGGCACGATCGCCGCGTCGGACACGTCCGGCGGCTCGAAAGGTCAACCCAAGTGA
- a CDS encoding adenine phosphoribosyltransferase: MPHSSSGAPLDPVAFIHSQIRTVPDWPQPGVMFRDITTLLQSPKALRILVDLFVERYVDAKLDYVAGLDARGFIIAPIVAYELSVGFVPIRKVGKLPYKTRSESYDLEYGSATVEIHEDACRPGDRVIIMDDLIATGGTMMAGRNLLQRLGAEVVEGAAIIDLPDLGGSALLRNAGLPVYTVTEFAGH, encoded by the coding sequence ATGCCGCATTCGTCGTCGGGCGCACCGCTCGATCCGGTCGCCTTCATCCACAGCCAGATCCGCACGGTGCCCGACTGGCCGCAACCGGGCGTGATGTTTCGCGACATCACGACGCTGCTGCAGAGCCCGAAGGCGCTGCGCATCCTCGTCGACCTGTTCGTCGAACGCTATGTCGACGCGAAGCTCGACTACGTCGCGGGCCTCGACGCGCGCGGCTTCATCATCGCGCCGATCGTCGCGTATGAACTGAGCGTCGGCTTCGTGCCGATCCGCAAGGTCGGCAAGCTGCCGTACAAGACGCGCTCGGAATCGTACGACCTCGAATACGGCAGCGCGACGGTCGAGATTCACGAGGACGCGTGCCGTCCCGGCGATCGCGTGATCATCATGGACGACCTGATCGCGACCGGCGGCACGATGATGGCGGGGCGCAACCTGCTGCAGCGGCTCGGCGCGGAGGTGGTCGAAGGCGCGGCGATCATCGACCTGCCCGATCTCGGCGGCTCGGCGCTGCTGCGTAATGCAGGGCTGCCCGTCTATACGGTTACCGAATTCGCCGGCCACTGA
- the lptB gene encoding LPS export ABC transporter ATP-binding protein → MNALPNRQPAGATNSLVVRNLKKRYGSRTVVKDVSLDVKSGEVVGLLGPNGAGKTTSFYMIVGLVPLDAGEISLNGSSISLLPIHKRASLGLSYLPQEASVFRKLTVEENIRAVLELQHGEDGKRLSKDAIASRTEALLDELQIGHLRENPALSLSGGERRRVEIARALATNPNFILLDEPFAGVDPIAVLEIQKIVKFLKQRNIGVLITDHNVRETLGICDHAYIISDGSVLAAGAPSEIIENESVRRVYLGEHFRM, encoded by the coding sequence ATGAACGCGCTACCCAACCGCCAGCCGGCTGGCGCCACGAACTCGCTCGTCGTCCGCAACCTGAAGAAGCGCTACGGCTCGCGCACGGTCGTCAAGGACGTGTCGCTCGACGTGAAGAGCGGCGAAGTCGTCGGCCTGCTCGGCCCGAACGGCGCCGGCAAGACGACGTCCTTCTACATGATCGTCGGCCTCGTGCCGCTCGACGCGGGCGAGATCTCGCTGAACGGCAGCTCGATCAGCCTGCTGCCGATCCACAAGCGCGCATCGCTCGGCCTGTCGTACCTGCCGCAGGAAGCGTCCGTGTTCCGCAAGCTGACCGTCGAGGAAAACATCCGCGCGGTGCTCGAGCTGCAGCACGGCGAAGACGGCAAGCGGCTGTCGAAGGACGCGATCGCGTCGCGCACCGAAGCGCTGCTCGATGAGCTGCAGATCGGCCACCTGCGCGAGAACCCCGCGCTGTCGCTGTCGGGCGGCGAACGGCGCCGCGTCGAAATCGCACGCGCGCTCGCGACCAACCCGAACTTCATCCTGCTCGACGAACCGTTCGCCGGCGTCGACCCGATCGCGGTGCTCGAGATCCAGAAGATCGTCAAGTTCCTGAAGCAGCGCAACATCGGCGTGCTGATTACCGATCACAACGTCCGCGAAACGCTCGGCATCTGCGACCACGCCTACATCATCAGCGACGGCTCGGTGCTCGCCGCCGGCGCGCCGAGCGAAATCATCGAAAACGAAAGCGTGCGCCGCGTGTACCTCGGCGAACACTTCCGCATGTAA
- a CDS encoding RNA polymerase factor sigma-54: MKASLQLRLSQHLALTPQLQQSIRLLQLSTLELQQEVAMAVAQNPLLENDDEWIASPLRVASDGSLIAQTPPAQNTEPSAANGSSSSGDRAERDEPAGADEYDGYSSNDGNDGPQWNLDEFGRSSGASDDDDLPPLQVQEAATSLRDHLSAQLRVTQASPRDRALVMFLIESLDDDGYLTATLDEVLADLPPELEIDCDELNAALALLHSFDPAGVGARSASECLKLQLLRLDPSPTRTLALEIVSQHLELLAARDFTRLRKHLKASDDALRDAHALIRSLEPFPGAAYGKAEADYVVPDIIVKKAGQGWLAELNPEVVPRLRINNLYANILRNSRGDPSAGSLKQQLQEARWLIKNIQQRFDTILRVAQAIVERQKNFFAHGEIAMRPLVLREIADTLGLHESTVSRVTTGKYMLTPFGTLEFKYFFGSHVSTDTGGAASSTAIRALIKQLIGAEDPKSPLSDSRIAELLAEQGFVVARRTVAKYREALKIPAVNLRKSL, encoded by the coding sequence ATGAAAGCCAGCCTTCAACTCCGCCTGTCGCAACACCTGGCGCTGACGCCCCAGCTACAGCAGTCGATCCGGCTCCTGCAGTTGTCGACGCTCGAATTGCAGCAGGAAGTCGCGATGGCCGTCGCGCAGAACCCGCTGCTCGAGAACGACGACGAATGGATCGCGAGCCCGCTGCGCGTCGCGTCGGACGGATCGCTGATCGCGCAGACGCCTCCGGCACAGAACACCGAACCGTCCGCGGCAAACGGCAGCAGCTCGTCGGGCGATCGCGCGGAGCGCGACGAGCCGGCCGGCGCGGACGAATACGACGGTTACTCGTCCAACGACGGCAACGACGGCCCGCAATGGAATCTCGACGAATTCGGCCGCTCGAGCGGCGCGTCCGACGACGACGACCTCCCGCCGCTGCAGGTGCAGGAAGCCGCAACGTCGCTGCGCGACCACCTGTCCGCGCAGTTGCGCGTCACGCAGGCCAGCCCGCGCGACCGCGCGCTCGTGATGTTCCTGATCGAATCGCTCGACGACGACGGCTACCTGACCGCCACGCTCGACGAGGTGCTCGCCGACCTGCCGCCCGAGCTGGAGATCGACTGCGATGAACTGAACGCGGCGCTCGCGCTGCTGCACAGCTTCGATCCTGCCGGGGTCGGCGCCCGCTCGGCATCCGAATGCCTGAAGCTGCAGTTGCTGCGCCTCGATCCGTCCCCGACCCGCACGCTCGCGCTCGAGATCGTGTCGCAGCATCTGGAACTGCTCGCCGCACGCGATTTCACGCGGCTGCGCAAGCACCTGAAGGCGAGCGACGACGCGCTGCGCGACGCGCATGCGCTGATCCGCTCGCTGGAGCCGTTCCCCGGCGCCGCATACGGCAAGGCCGAAGCCGACTACGTCGTGCCCGACATCATCGTGAAGAAGGCCGGCCAGGGATGGCTCGCGGAGCTCAATCCGGAGGTCGTGCCGCGCCTGCGGATCAACAACCTCTACGCGAACATCCTGCGCAACAGCCGCGGCGATCCGTCCGCCGGTTCGCTGAAGCAGCAGCTCCAGGAAGCGCGCTGGCTGATCAAAAACATCCAGCAGCGTTTCGACACGATCCTGCGTGTCGCGCAGGCGATTGTCGAGCGTCAGAAGAACTTCTTTGCGCACGGTGAAATTGCCATGCGCCCCTTGGTTTTGCGGGAAATAGCTGATACGCTGGGCCTACACGAGTCGACTGTCAGCCGTGTGACAACCGGGAAGTACATGCTGACCCCGTTCGGGACGCTTGAATTTAAGTACTTCTTCGGATCTCACGTCTCGACCGACACCGGTGGCGCCGCTTCGTCGACCGCCATCCGAGCCCTGATCAAGCAACTGATAGGAGCTGAAGACCCAAAATCGCCACTTTCGGATAGCCGCATTGCCGAGCTGCTGGCAGAACAGGGGTTCGTGGTCGCGCGCCGCACGGTTGCGAAATATCGCGAAGCCCTCAAGATCCCGGCCGTCAATCTGCGAAAGTCTCTTTAG
- a CDS encoding KdsC family phosphatase: MSAALTAAERASRVKLMIFDVDGVLTDGGLLFTAAGDAMKSFNSLDGHGVKLLGEAGIATAIITGRRSDIVAARAKEMKIAHLFQGVENKLTVFADLIASLGITADACGYMGDDWPDLPVMLRCGFATAPANAHPEVIARAHWVAEARGGHGAVREVCDAILRAQRRYDALLAAACGA, translated from the coding sequence ATGAGCGCAGCGCTGACTGCGGCCGAACGCGCAAGCCGCGTGAAGCTGATGATTTTCGACGTCGACGGTGTGCTGACCGACGGCGGCCTGCTGTTTACCGCGGCCGGCGACGCGATGAAGTCGTTCAATTCGCTCGACGGCCACGGCGTGAAGCTGCTCGGCGAAGCCGGCATCGCAACCGCGATCATCACGGGCCGCCGCTCGGACATCGTCGCGGCGCGCGCGAAGGAAATGAAGATCGCGCACCTGTTCCAGGGCGTCGAGAACAAGCTCACCGTGTTCGCCGACCTGATCGCGTCGCTCGGCATCACCGCCGATGCGTGCGGTTACATGGGCGACGACTGGCCCGACCTGCCCGTGATGCTGCGCTGCGGTTTCGCGACCGCGCCCGCGAATGCGCACCCCGAGGTGATCGCCCGCGCGCACTGGGTGGCCGAGGCCCGCGGCGGCCACGGCGCCGTGCGCGAAGTCTGTGACGCGATCCTGCGCGCGCAGCGCCGTTACGATGCGCTGCTCGCAGCCGCCTGCGGAGCCTGA
- the purU gene encoding formyltetrahydrofolate deformylase, with product MSTDHSFILKLSCPDRHGIVHAVSGFLFERSNNILDSAQFGDSRTNEFFMRVHFEQDGGGADATSALDTLRKEFAPLAEQFSMRWELHDAAVKPRVVIMVSKIGHCLNDLLFRYRTGQLPIEIPAIVSNHKEFYQLAASYNIPFHHFPLIGGSSDAAKAAQEARVLEVIDEHQADLVVLARYMQILSPNMCQQLAGRAINIHHSFLPSFKGAKPYYQAFDRGVKLIGATAHYVTTDLDEGPIIEQEVERVDHSMTPDQLTAIGRDVECVTLARAVKWHVEHRVVLNGTKTVVFR from the coding sequence ATGTCGACCGATCACAGCTTTATCTTGAAACTGTCGTGCCCCGACCGGCACGGCATCGTCCACGCAGTCTCGGGCTTTCTGTTCGAGCGCAGCAACAACATCCTCGATTCGGCGCAGTTCGGCGACAGCCGCACCAACGAGTTCTTCATGCGCGTGCATTTCGAGCAGGACGGCGGCGGCGCGGATGCCACGTCGGCGCTCGACACGTTGCGCAAGGAATTCGCGCCGCTCGCCGAGCAGTTCTCGATGCGCTGGGAGCTGCACGACGCGGCCGTGAAGCCGCGCGTCGTGATCATGGTGTCGAAGATCGGTCACTGCCTGAACGACCTGCTGTTCCGCTATCGCACCGGCCAGCTGCCGATCGAGATTCCGGCGATCGTGTCGAACCACAAGGAGTTCTACCAGCTCGCCGCGAGCTACAACATCCCGTTCCATCACTTCCCGCTGATCGGCGGTTCGTCCGACGCCGCGAAGGCCGCGCAGGAAGCGCGCGTGCTGGAAGTGATCGACGAGCACCAGGCCGATCTCGTGGTGCTCGCGCGCTACATGCAGATCCTGTCGCCGAACATGTGCCAGCAGCTCGCCGGGCGCGCGATCAACATCCACCACTCGTTCCTGCCGAGCTTCAAGGGTGCGAAGCCGTACTACCAGGCGTTCGACCGCGGCGTGAAGCTGATCGGCGCGACCGCGCACTACGTGACGACCGATCTCGACGAAGGTCCGATCATCGAGCAGGAAGTCGAGCGCGTCGACCACAGCATGACGCCGGATCAACTGACCGCGATCGGCCGCGACGTCGAGTGCGTGACGCTCGCGCGCGCGGTGAAGTGGCACGTCGAGCACCGGGTCGTGCTGAACGGGACGAAGACGGTCGTGTTCCGCTGA
- the lptA gene encoding lipopolysaccharide transport periplasmic protein LptA, translated as MNEPFPRQNSGGAARAVRAALAATLVALPLIGLAPLAHAEKADQNKPINVEADNLTYDDLKQVTVATGNVVITKGTIIIKGDRVEVRQDPEGYQYATSFGSGKKHATFRQKREGLDEYIDGDAERIDYDGKQDLTTLTTAATVRRLQGTSTIADTVHGSVITYDGQRDFYTAKGGKDVAAPGNPNGRVRAMLSPKNGGPAPLNGAPAKLSPSTTIQGAPGQ; from the coding sequence ATGAACGAACCGTTCCCTCGACAGAATTCCGGCGGCGCTGCGCGCGCCGTCCGCGCCGCGCTTGCCGCGACGCTCGTGGCGCTCCCGCTGATCGGGCTGGCGCCGCTCGCCCATGCCGAGAAGGCCGACCAGAACAAGCCGATCAACGTCGAGGCCGACAACCTGACCTATGACGATCTGAAGCAGGTCACGGTCGCGACCGGCAACGTCGTGATCACGAAGGGCACGATCATCATCAAGGGCGATCGCGTCGAAGTGCGCCAGGATCCGGAAGGCTATCAGTACGCCACGTCCTTCGGCAGCGGCAAGAAGCACGCGACGTTCCGCCAGAAGCGCGAAGGCCTCGACGAATACATCGACGGCGACGCCGAGCGCATCGACTACGACGGCAAGCAGGACCTGACCACGCTGACGACCGCCGCAACCGTGCGCCGCCTGCAGGGCACGTCGACGATCGCCGACACCGTGCACGGCAGCGTGATCACGTACGACGGCCAGCGCGACTTCTACACCGCGAAGGGCGGCAAGGACGTCGCGGCGCCGGGCAACCCGAACGGCCGCGTGCGCGCGATGCTGTCGCCGAAGAACGGCGGCCCCGCGCCGCTGAACGGCGCGCCGGCGAAGCTGTCGCCGTCGACCACGATCCAGGGAGCGCCGGGCCAATGA
- a CDS encoding LysE family translocator, whose product MPNFMLFLATSIAITFAPGPDNLQVLARGISQGRAAGFVAALGFTAGILFHTTLAALGVAAVLRSSPVAFQILKLAGAAYLVWIGIKALRSQGLANAHARPPQPLGAIFRQSVIGNLMNPKVTLFFVVFLPQFVEPHGAQGVTLQMFELGALFMLQTAVVFSLFGVGAGAIGTWLKRRPKVGVWLDRIAGATFIAIGIRVALKD is encoded by the coding sequence ATGCCCAACTTCATGCTGTTTCTCGCCACGTCGATCGCGATCACGTTCGCGCCGGGTCCCGACAACCTGCAGGTGCTCGCGCGCGGCATCTCGCAAGGCCGCGCGGCCGGTTTCGTCGCCGCGCTCGGCTTCACGGCCGGGATCCTGTTCCATACGACGCTCGCGGCGCTCGGCGTCGCGGCCGTGCTGCGTTCGTCGCCGGTCGCGTTCCAGATCCTGAAGCTCGCGGGCGCTGCGTACCTCGTGTGGATCGGCATCAAGGCGCTGCGCAGCCAGGGGCTCGCGAATGCGCACGCGCGCCCGCCGCAGCCGCTCGGCGCGATCTTCCGGCAGAGCGTGATCGGCAACCTGATGAACCCGAAGGTCACGCTGTTCTTCGTCGTGTTCCTGCCGCAGTTCGTCGAGCCGCACGGCGCGCAGGGCGTGACGCTGCAGATGTTCGAGCTCGGCGCGCTGTTCATGCTGCAGACGGCTGTCGTGTTCTCGCTGTTCGGCGTCGGCGCCGGCGCGATCGGCACGTGGCTGAAGCGCCGCCCGAAGGTCGGCGTGTGGCTCGACCGGATTGCCGGCGCGACCTTCATCGCAATCGGCATCCGGGTTGCACTGAAGGACTGA
- the kdsD gene encoding arabinose 5-phosphate isomerase KdsD, giving the protein MIAKINDDRALALARDVLDIEADAVRALRDQLDGDFVQAVALLLDCRGRVVVSGIGKSGHIARKIAATLASTGTPAFFVHPAEASHGDLGMVTSDDVFIGISYSGESEELVAILPLVKRIGAKLIAITGRAESSLGTLADVNLNAAVSKEACPLNLAPTASTTAALALGDALAVAVLDARGFGSEDFARSHPGGALGRRLLTYVRDVMRSGDDVPSVGLDATLSDALFQITAKRLGMTAVVDAAGKVVGIFTDGDLRRVLARDGDFRTLAITDVMTRDPRTIAPDHLAVEAVELMERHRINQMLVVDADGALIGALNMHDLFSKKVI; this is encoded by the coding sequence ATGATAGCGAAAATCAATGATGACCGGGCGCTCGCGCTCGCCCGCGACGTGCTCGACATCGAGGCGGACGCCGTGCGCGCGCTGCGCGACCAGCTCGACGGCGACTTCGTCCAGGCCGTCGCGCTGCTGCTCGACTGCCGCGGCCGCGTGGTGGTGTCCGGTATCGGCAAATCGGGGCATATCGCCCGCAAGATCGCGGCAACGCTCGCCAGCACCGGTACGCCGGCCTTCTTCGTCCACCCTGCCGAGGCCAGCCACGGCGACCTCGGGATGGTCACCTCCGACGATGTCTTCATCGGCATCTCCTATTCCGGCGAATCGGAAGAACTCGTCGCGATCCTGCCGCTCGTCAAGCGGATCGGCGCGAAGCTGATCGCGATCACGGGCCGCGCGGAATCGAGCCTCGGCACGCTCGCCGACGTGAACCTGAACGCCGCGGTCTCGAAGGAAGCGTGCCCGCTGAACCTCGCGCCTACCGCGAGCACGACCGCCGCGCTCGCGCTCGGCGACGCGCTCGCCGTCGCGGTGCTCGATGCGCGCGGCTTCGGCTCGGAAGATTTTGCGCGCTCGCACCCGGGCGGCGCGCTCGGCCGGCGCCTGCTCACCTACGTGCGCGACGTGATGCGCTCGGGCGACGACGTCCCGTCCGTCGGGCTCGACGCGACGCTGTCGGACGCGCTGTTCCAGATCACCGCGAAGCGTCTGGGCATGACAGCCGTGGTCGACGCCGCCGGCAAGGTCGTCGGCATCTTCACGGACGGCGACCTGCGCCGCGTGCTCGCGCGCGACGGCGACTTCCGCACGCTGGCGATCACCGACGTGATGACGCGCGACCCGCGCACGATCGCGCCGGATCATCTGGCGGTCGAGGCCGTGGAACTGATGGAGCGCCACCGGATCAACCAGATGCTGGTGGTCGATGCCGACGGCGCGCTGATCGGCGCGCTGAACATGCACGACCTGTTTTCGAAGAAGGTGATCTGA
- a CDS encoding NUDIX hydrolase, which translates to MTFPCLAAARRFDPAAHLRFEIAGRQVGWVRRQDVAKLARWPDVFELTGERVVLSARYDSVDARSMALASAIGALAAEGAIPGWRDEIYAIRNRFDDPPLAYIERAASRFFGTQTYAVHLNGIVEYAVTPGEPRAAGVPQMWLGRRSATKATDPGMLDNVVAGGIGWGLGVHETLAKECWEEAGIPAELAARAIAGRAVQVLCSLPEGTQSELIFVYDLPLPHDFAPRNQDGEVAEHLLAGVPEVIGWLREGRATTDASLAMLDTLLRHRWLKADEAAGIDALFAPAA; encoded by the coding sequence ATGACGTTTCCGTGCCTCGCGGCCGCGCGCCGCTTCGATCCGGCTGCGCACCTGCGTTTCGAGATCGCCGGCCGGCAGGTCGGCTGGGTGCGCCGCCAGGACGTCGCGAAGCTCGCGCGCTGGCCCGACGTGTTCGAGCTGACCGGCGAGCGCGTCGTGCTGTCGGCGCGCTACGACTCGGTCGACGCGCGCAGCATGGCGCTGGCGAGCGCGATCGGCGCGCTCGCGGCCGAAGGCGCGATCCCCGGCTGGCGCGACGAGATCTACGCGATCCGCAACCGCTTCGACGATCCGCCGCTCGCGTACATCGAGCGCGCCGCGTCGCGCTTCTTCGGCACGCAGACTTACGCGGTGCATCTGAACGGCATCGTAGAATATGCGGTTACGCCGGGCGAGCCGCGCGCCGCGGGCGTGCCGCAGATGTGGCTCGGCCGCCGCAGCGCGACCAAGGCAACCGATCCCGGCATGCTCGACAACGTCGTCGCGGGTGGCATCGGCTGGGGCCTGGGCGTTCACGAGACGCTCGCGAAGGAATGCTGGGAAGAAGCCGGCATTCCGGCCGAACTGGCGGCACGCGCGATCGCGGGCCGGGCGGTGCAGGTGTTGTGCTCGTTGCCGGAGGGCACGCAGTCCGAACTGATCTTCGTGTACGACCTGCCGCTGCCGCACGACTTCGCGCCGCGCAACCAGGACGGCGAAGTGGCCGAGCACCTGCTGGCCGGCGTGCCTGAAGTGATCGGCTGGCTGCGCGAAGGCCGCGCGACGACGGATGCGAGCCTCGCGATGCTCGACACGCTGCTGCGCCACCGCTGGCTGAAGGCCGACGAGGCGGCGGGCATCGACGCGCTGTTCGCGCCGGCCGCATGA